In Arcanobacterium wilhelmae, the following are encoded in one genomic region:
- the menD gene encoding 2-succinyl-5-enolpyruvyl-6-hydroxy-3-cyclohexene-1-carboxylic-acid synthase, translated as MNSAHSARTVIAALVRAGISTFVLCPGSRSAPFAYALYEAERAGVIVLHVETDERVAGFVALGSGLAGRPAAVVTTSGTAVANLHPALEEAHRAGVALVAVTADRPHGMRGVGASQTTDQMAVLAGSVRAQFDLPTDMKTQQLRGIVLRAVRIATGEALEAAGPGPVQLNVGFEPPLVSEESWGTVAQDCAIEVPEAGEARTVVVAAPSHLAVDPADLAGVPVLAEPSSPLWGSASAIACHPILLRSELAKHIERVVVIGHPTLTRDVSALLARTDIDVVVADDVPIYTDVAGTARVVSLEKALALATWDARWLGQWQALARKAVAAIEEQAGEGLTFANVARSLDPAVPTLLGASSIIREVNLFAQVGRGHAFLANRGLAGIDGTMSTAIGMALVRGSMRVVVGDLTFIHDLGSLVHTAGQEGVNLDVVVIDDHGGSIFATLEHGGAPEPLYSRVFATAKEIDVEAYSRAVGAAFVRVGSLAELREALAAQAKGVRIVYVDLESHTAAQLKSGRGELQRVVENAISPQS; from the coding sequence ATGAATTCCGCCCACAGTGCTCGTACCGTGATTGCCGCGCTCGTACGCGCCGGGATCTCAACGTTCGTGTTGTGCCCGGGCTCGCGCTCGGCGCCGTTCGCGTACGCGCTGTACGAGGCTGAGCGCGCCGGGGTGATCGTGCTCCATGTGGAAACCGACGAGCGAGTGGCTGGCTTCGTTGCGTTGGGCAGTGGGTTGGCCGGCAGACCCGCAGCTGTCGTGACGACGTCGGGCACGGCGGTGGCGAATCTTCACCCTGCACTCGAGGAAGCGCACCGGGCGGGAGTGGCGCTCGTGGCGGTGACTGCGGATCGGCCACACGGCATGCGTGGGGTCGGCGCTTCGCAGACCACCGATCAGATGGCAGTTCTTGCGGGGAGCGTGCGCGCCCAGTTCGATCTGCCGACCGATATGAAAACCCAGCAACTTCGCGGGATCGTGCTCCGTGCGGTGCGGATCGCCACGGGTGAGGCGCTCGAGGCTGCGGGGCCTGGGCCGGTGCAGCTGAACGTGGGATTCGAGCCTCCACTCGTGTCTGAGGAATCGTGGGGCACGGTGGCGCAGGATTGTGCGATCGAGGTTCCGGAAGCCGGTGAAGCCCGAACCGTCGTGGTTGCCGCCCCGAGCCATCTTGCGGTTGATCCCGCGGATCTTGCCGGCGTGCCGGTCCTGGCCGAACCGTCCAGTCCGTTGTGGGGATCGGCGTCGGCGATCGCGTGCCACCCGATCCTGCTGCGCAGTGAGCTGGCCAAGCACATTGAGCGCGTGGTGGTGATCGGGCATCCCACGCTCACGCGCGATGTCTCCGCTCTGTTGGCGCGTACGGACATTGATGTTGTGGTGGCTGATGACGTGCCGATTTACACGGACGTTGCGGGTACGGCGCGAGTGGTCTCGCTCGAGAAGGCGCTCGCGCTCGCCACGTGGGATGCCCGGTGGCTGGGGCAATGGCAGGCGCTGGCACGCAAGGCGGTCGCAGCGATCGAAGAACAGGCAGGCGAGGGGCTCACGTTTGCGAATGTGGCGCGCTCGCTCGATCCGGCGGTGCCCACGCTCCTGGGCGCCTCGTCGATCATTCGCGAGGTGAACCTGTTCGCTCAGGTCGGCCGAGGCCATGCGTTCCTTGCGAACCGCGGGCTCGCAGGGATTGATGGCACGATGTCTACAGCTATTGGCATGGCCCTCGTGCGTGGCTCGATGCGAGTTGTGGTCGGCGATCTCACGTTCATCCATGATCTTGGATCGCTCGTTCACACTGCGGGGCAAGAGGGTGTGAACCTCGATGTTGTGGTGATCGACGATCACGGTGGCTCGATTTTTGCCACGCTTGAACATGGTGGTGCTCCCGAGCCTCTGTATTCGCGGGTGTTCGCCACGGCCAAGGAAATTGACGTCGAGGCATACTCGCGCGCGGTGGGCGCGGCTTTCGTCCGCGTCGGTTCGTTGGCGGAGTTGCGAGAGGCGCTCGCGGCTCAGGCAAAGGGAGTGCGGATTGTGTATGTCGATCTTGAATCCCATACGGCTGCCCAGCTCAAAAGCGGGCGAGGGGAGCTCCAACGGGTGGTGGAGAATGCCATCAGTCCACAATCGTAG
- a CDS encoding S1C family serine protease, with protein MNEEFEQQNAQGEQPQIQRPNVTRPGEFAHPEPMQPLPEVGGPTLEPPGGIARGGQPQPTAGGAPSNGAPASGAAFGLPSSPAFAPIPPAQPKKKRTPGWGALIAATVVAALVGGGLGYGAVYSQFGKARPAAAIAESASGSTPVVKQTADNAPDWQAVHQAVSPSVVAITNSSQEGTSAGSGVIIDKEGHIVTNNHVIAGAKELLVSLADGRVFKAKLVGTDPATDLAVILLQDPPKDLAFAQIGDSSKVVVGQPVAAIGNPLGLEATMTTGIVSALDRPVTTQGESADPFSQNQASPVVTNAIQIDAAVNPGNSGGPVFDAQGRVVGIASSIASIGQARGQQAGSIGLGFAIPVNLAKNVADQLIKNGVAEHAFLGVTISDGVAQFNGQARIGAQVQSVTPGTPAAKAGIRSGDVITKIDGHNVSGGTSLTGYVRQYKSGDVVTVTFDRDGKLLDVDVTLATRKDAK; from the coding sequence ATGAACGAGGAATTCGAGCAGCAGAATGCGCAAGGTGAACAGCCGCAGATCCAGCGGCCCAATGTGACGCGCCCCGGGGAGTTCGCGCACCCCGAGCCTATGCAGCCGTTGCCGGAGGTGGGTGGGCCCACGCTCGAGCCTCCGGGTGGGATTGCTCGCGGCGGCCAGCCGCAGCCCACTGCTGGTGGTGCACCGTCGAACGGCGCCCCGGCGTCGGGAGCAGCGTTCGGTCTGCCGAGTAGCCCAGCGTTCGCGCCGATTCCACCGGCACAGCCGAAGAAGAAGCGCACGCCGGGTTGGGGCGCACTCATCGCCGCAACGGTTGTTGCTGCGCTGGTCGGTGGCGGTCTCGGATACGGAGCCGTCTACTCGCAGTTCGGAAAGGCTCGGCCGGCCGCAGCTATTGCCGAGTCGGCGTCGGGAAGCACCCCTGTTGTCAAGCAGACCGCCGATAATGCCCCCGATTGGCAGGCCGTCCACCAGGCAGTCAGCCCGTCGGTGGTGGCGATCACGAACTCGTCGCAGGAGGGCACCTCGGCAGGCTCGGGTGTGATCATCGATAAGGAGGGGCACATCGTCACCAACAATCACGTGATTGCCGGTGCGAAGGAACTCCTCGTGTCGCTCGCCGATGGGCGCGTGTTCAAGGCCAAGCTCGTCGGTACCGACCCGGCTACGGATCTTGCCGTGATTCTGCTCCAAGATCCTCCCAAGGATCTCGCGTTCGCGCAGATCGGTGATTCGTCGAAGGTTGTTGTCGGGCAACCAGTGGCTGCCATCGGCAATCCCTTAGGCTTGGAAGCCACGATGACCACCGGTATTGTTTCAGCGCTTGATCGCCCGGTCACCACACAAGGAGAGAGCGCCGATCCGTTCTCGCAAAACCAGGCATCGCCTGTGGTCACGAACGCGATCCAGATCGATGCGGCCGTGAACCCGGGCAACTCCGGCGGCCCCGTGTTCGATGCGCAGGGGCGCGTGGTCGGCATCGCTTCGTCGATCGCTTCGATTGGGCAGGCTCGTGGCCAGCAGGCAGGATCGATTGGCCTGGGCTTCGCAATCCCCGTAAACCTGGCGAAGAACGTTGCCGATCAGCTGATCAAGAACGGCGTGGCTGAGCATGCGTTCCTCGGTGTCACCATCTCGGACGGAGTTGCCCAGTTCAACGGTCAAGCGCGCATCGGTGCTCAAGTTCAGTCTGTTACGCCGGGCACCCCAGCCGCGAAGGCGGGGATCCGTTCAGGCGACGTCATCACCAAGATTGATGGCCACAACGTCTCCGGCGGCACGTCGCTCACTGGCTACGTTCGCCAGTACAAGAGCGGCGATGTGGTGACCGTGACCTTCGATCGCGACGGCAAACTTCTCGATGTGGATGTCACACTCGCCACCCGCAAGGATGCAAAGTAA
- a CDS encoding AMP-binding protein, whose product MAEGLTGAGCPGEARGADAGARIKADAGSPVSHEEPAVVQGGRGPAALARLVSTIQPELDRWRRGEPVRPVFIVEPGTDERESAAEAARLGIPAGTAVLMRTSGSTTGTGKIVALGFDQLAASAHATHEALRGEGVWLADLPYHHIAGFQTAFRSLLAGGEPAAVDLHDPTQIRSVVEQAASRGAVYISVVPTQLRSILASPELTQILTPALFLTGGAATAPSLLQEARAAGLTLATSYGMTETCGGCVYDGRPIGDAQITLGPTGQVSITGSMVALGYLGNVDSQAFSATRTAVVGTLRTHHTKDAGRFTPTGTLDILGRIDDAITTGGLTVMPRLIEDAIAAETGAEAVVIGVPSERWGEAVVALLAPSPHPGTTEPTSGQSPATAEPNSAPPTRRLSHNTAMTSKNAPAQFTTTSTESLRARIKSRLGEGWAPARVYELTQFSQKWPLTSSGKIDRRELKRTLIEWEKTHGIHS is encoded by the coding sequence ATGGCTGAGGGGTTGACAGGCGCAGGTTGTCCGGGCGAGGCACGGGGCGCCGACGCCGGTGCGCGGATTAAGGCCGACGCCGGTTCGCCGGTTTCCCACGAGGAACCCGCGGTTGTTCAGGGCGGGCGAGGGCCGGCGGCCCTCGCCCGCCTGGTGTCCACAATCCAGCCTGAATTGGATCGCTGGCGGCGCGGGGAACCTGTACGCCCGGTGTTTATCGTGGAGCCGGGAACCGATGAGCGCGAGTCAGCTGCTGAGGCGGCACGCCTCGGAATCCCTGCCGGCACGGCCGTCCTCATGCGCACCTCCGGTTCCACCACGGGAACAGGAAAAATCGTGGCGCTCGGTTTTGATCAGCTCGCCGCGAGCGCGCATGCCACCCACGAGGCGTTGCGTGGCGAAGGGGTCTGGCTGGCAGATCTTCCTTACCATCACATCGCCGGTTTCCAAACGGCGTTCCGCTCACTGTTGGCAGGTGGCGAGCCGGCAGCGGTGGATCTCCACGATCCCACTCAGATTCGCAGCGTCGTTGAGCAGGCTGCATCCCGCGGGGCCGTCTACATCTCGGTGGTCCCCACGCAGCTTCGCTCGATTCTCGCTTCCCCCGAGCTCACGCAGATTTTGACGCCGGCACTGTTCCTCACCGGCGGCGCGGCCACGGCCCCCTCCCTCCTTCAGGAGGCCCGCGCCGCCGGCCTCACACTCGCCACATCGTACGGAATGACGGAAACGTGCGGGGGCTGCGTGTACGACGGCCGCCCAATCGGCGACGCCCAGATCACCCTCGGCCCCACGGGCCAGGTCTCGATCACGGGTTCGATGGTGGCACTCGGCTATCTCGGAAACGTTGATTCGCAGGCGTTCAGCGCAACTCGCACCGCCGTCGTCGGAACGCTCCGCACCCACCACACGAAGGACGCGGGCCGCTTCACACCCACCGGGACCCTCGATATCCTCGGCCGCATTGATGACGCGATCACTACGGGCGGACTCACCGTGATGCCACGCCTGATCGAGGATGCAATCGCGGCGGAAACCGGAGCCGAAGCTGTTGTTATCGGCGTGCCGTCCGAGCGTTGGGGCGAGGCCGTCGTCGCTCTCCTGGCCCCCTCGCCACACCCAGGCACCACAGAACCGACAAGCGGCCAAAGCCCAGCGACCGCCGAACCGAACAGTGCTCCGCCCACACGTCGCCTCTCTCACAACACGGCAATGACCAGCAAAAACGCACCGGCACAGTTCACCACCACCAGCACCGAATCGCTCAGAGCACGCATAAAATCACGGCTCGGCGAAGGTTGGGCACCTGCACGCGTCTACGAACTCACACAGTTCTCCCAGAAATGGCCGCTTACCTCTTCGGGTAAAATCGACCGTCGTGAGCTCAAACGCACGCTCATAGAATGGGAGAAAACACATGGCATCCACAGCTGA
- a CDS encoding 1,4-dihydroxy-2-naphthoyl-CoA synthase, producing MSELPAKVSDLFDPRVWRSVDGFPDADITYHRGVEREFGDGGEVLSERDLPVVRIAFNRPEVRNAFRPETVDQLYRAIDHARLTGEVGAVILTGNGPSPKDGGWAFCSGGDQRIRGRDGYRYDGGGDDATLNKQTRDSIDPARAGRLHILEVQRLMRNSGMVIIGAISGWATGGGHSLNVLCDLSVASIEHARFMQVDANVGSFDAGYGSALLARQIGDKRAREIFFLAREYSAEDAQRWGVVNEAVPHAQLEEKALEYARIIRTKSPQAIRMLKFGFNLADDGLAGQQVFAGETTRLAYMTAEAQEGRDAFLERRSPDWSDFPYYA from the coding sequence ATGAGTGAATTGCCTGCAAAAGTTTCTGACCTGTTCGACCCGCGCGTGTGGAGAAGCGTGGACGGCTTCCCCGACGCCGATATCACCTACCATCGCGGGGTGGAACGCGAGTTCGGCGACGGCGGCGAGGTGCTCTCCGAGCGCGACCTGCCGGTGGTGCGCATCGCGTTCAACCGGCCCGAGGTGCGCAACGCGTTCCGCCCCGAAACTGTGGACCAGCTCTACCGGGCGATCGACCACGCGCGGCTGACGGGCGAAGTCGGCGCCGTGATTTTGACGGGCAACGGCCCCTCCCCCAAGGACGGCGGCTGGGCGTTCTGCTCCGGCGGCGACCAGCGCATTCGCGGGCGCGACGGCTACCGCTACGACGGCGGTGGCGACGACGCTACGCTCAACAAGCAAACCCGCGATTCGATCGACCCGGCACGCGCCGGCCGCCTCCACATCCTCGAGGTGCAGCGCCTCATGCGCAACTCCGGCATGGTGATTATTGGTGCGATTTCGGGCTGGGCAACTGGCGGCGGGCATTCGTTGAACGTGCTGTGCGATCTGTCGGTGGCATCGATCGAGCATGCGCGCTTCATGCAGGTGGACGCGAACGTTGGTTCCTTCGACGCCGGCTACGGTTCGGCTCTGCTCGCCCGCCAGATTGGCGACAAGCGGGCCCGCGAAATCTTCTTCCTGGCACGCGAGTATTCTGCCGAAGATGCGCAGCGGTGGGGCGTGGTGAACGAGGCGGTCCCGCACGCGCAGCTTGAGGAAAAGGCCCTGGAATATGCGCGCATTATTCGCACGAAATCGCCTCAGGCGATCCGCATGCTCAAGTTTGGATTCAACTTGGCCGACGACGGGCTTGCAGGCCAGCAGGTGTTCGCGGGCGAGACAACGCGCCTGGCCTACATGACGGCTGAGGCGCAGGAGGGCCGCGACGCGTTCCTCGAGCGTCGCTCCCCCGATTGGTCCGACTTCCCGTACTACGCCTGA
- a CDS encoding o-succinylbenzoate synthase has translation MHVRFYTYSIPLTHQFRNITQRSGLIAVAPDVDPLGPLVSRSSAVQVAEMSPFWDYGVPESSRWVLAGLEALRRGYPQPVRSRIPVNVTVPAVGPEEAERIAARSGAHTAKVKIAQEGQTHADDVERIEAVRSALPSAAIRVDVNGKWSVEQAVQWLPDLDRAAGGLQYAEQPCATTAELAQLRRLVSVPIAADESIRRVADPLEVRRLAAADVAVIKNQPLGGVWRALELADQLGLPTVVSSALETSVGLAAGLGFAAALPSLDHACGLGTLSLFDGDTAVSPIVPVDGFIGVPETLTLNPAAGADAALTARWAIRLTLIWAHLQATGKIGPEDTYELHSLRDLAQ, from the coding sequence ATGCACGTGCGTTTTTACACCTACTCGATTCCGCTCACCCACCAATTCCGAAACATTACGCAGCGTTCGGGGCTGATTGCCGTAGCGCCCGACGTCGATCCGCTGGGGCCGCTTGTGTCCCGCAGCTCGGCCGTGCAAGTCGCGGAAATGAGCCCGTTCTGGGATTACGGAGTGCCGGAATCCTCGCGGTGGGTGCTTGCCGGGCTTGAAGCGTTGCGCCGTGGGTACCCTCAGCCGGTGCGGAGCCGAATCCCGGTGAACGTCACTGTGCCCGCGGTCGGACCCGAGGAGGCGGAGCGCATCGCTGCGCGCTCAGGCGCGCATACTGCCAAAGTGAAAATCGCTCAGGAGGGGCAGACCCACGCCGACGACGTCGAGCGCATCGAGGCCGTCCGTTCTGCTCTGCCTTCCGCCGCGATCCGCGTGGACGTCAATGGGAAGTGGTCTGTGGAGCAGGCCGTGCAGTGGCTGCCGGATTTGGATCGCGCTGCCGGTGGTTTGCAGTACGCGGAGCAGCCGTGTGCCACCACCGCTGAACTTGCGCAGCTGCGCCGGCTCGTGAGCGTGCCGATCGCGGCGGATGAGTCGATCCGCCGCGTCGCCGACCCGCTGGAGGTTCGCCGCCTCGCAGCTGCCGACGTCGCCGTTATCAAGAACCAGCCCCTGGGTGGGGTGTGGCGCGCGCTGGAACTGGCCGACCAGCTCGGCTTGCCGACGGTGGTGAGCTCCGCGCTCGAAACGTCAGTGGGGCTCGCGGCAGGGCTCGGCTTCGCGGCTGCGCTGCCGAGCCTCGATCATGCGTGCGGGCTCGGCACGCTGTCGTTGTTCGACGGCGATACCGCCGTTTCGCCGATCGTTCCTGTGGATGGGTTTATCGGCGTGCCCGAAACGCTCACGCTCAACCCGGCCGCAGGCGCCGACGCCGCTCTCACGGCTCGCTGGGCGATCCGGCTGACCCTGATCTGGGCGCATCTTCAGGCCACCGGCAAAATCGGGCCGGAAGATACCTACGAACTTCACTCGCTTCGCGACCTCGCGCAGTGA
- a CDS encoding isochorismate synthase — translation MLTMPQLRAQTTRLPRTVDLEALIPDAGAHVWLRGEDGLVGAGVAARLDLEPRGGERPEDSRRFAEGAQWWQMLCEKAEIRDDVALPGTGLVSFGSFAFDAGSQAGSALLVPQVVVGKRGEDCWITLIGVVGVDVFDTLAGPAKALLDAALKGETTPVAPMPAVSVEDSTGAAFEANVSAALEQIRTGEAEKIVVARSVDVSSDTEIPERTLAARLHQAYPDCWIFDVDGLIGATPEMLAQSSPEGISVRVLAGTGAPDGHDLMTEKNLAEHALAAASAREALAALGEVKASEPFVLKLANVSHIATDLVATPSFDATPLQIAGALHPTAALGGTPRAAAMASIAALETTDRDRYGAPVGWMDAKGEGQWAVALRCLRMFTPSAARAWAGAGIVEGSDPATELAETRAKFAPIMEALGVTR, via the coding sequence ATGTTGACGATGCCACAGCTACGAGCACAAACCACCCGCCTCCCCCGCACTGTCGATCTGGAGGCCCTGATTCCCGACGCCGGGGCGCACGTGTGGTTGCGCGGCGAGGACGGGCTTGTGGGCGCGGGCGTGGCTGCGCGGCTCGATCTGGAGCCACGGGGTGGCGAGCGACCGGAAGATTCGCGCCGTTTCGCTGAGGGGGCGCAGTGGTGGCAGATGCTGTGCGAGAAGGCGGAAATCCGTGATGACGTGGCGTTGCCGGGCACCGGGTTGGTTTCGTTCGGTTCGTTCGCCTTCGACGCCGGCTCGCAGGCTGGGTCGGCGCTGCTGGTTCCGCAGGTTGTGGTGGGCAAGCGCGGCGAGGATTGCTGGATCACGCTGATCGGCGTGGTGGGCGTGGATGTTTTCGACACACTCGCTGGGCCAGCGAAGGCGTTGCTGGATGCGGCTTTGAAGGGTGAAACGACGCCGGTGGCACCGATGCCGGCGGTGAGCGTGGAGGATTCTACGGGGGCGGCGTTTGAGGCGAATGTTTCTGCAGCTCTGGAGCAGATCCGCACAGGCGAGGCAGAGAAGATCGTGGTGGCGCGAAGCGTGGACGTGAGCTCGGATACGGAAATCCCTGAGCGCACGTTGGCCGCGCGTTTACACCAGGCCTACCCAGACTGCTGGATATTTGACGTGGACGGGCTGATCGGAGCAACCCCGGAGATGCTTGCGCAGAGTTCGCCGGAGGGGATCTCGGTGCGCGTGCTGGCGGGAACCGGCGCGCCGGATGGACACGATCTGATGACCGAGAAGAACCTGGCGGAACACGCGCTCGCGGCGGCAAGTGCGAGAGAGGCGCTGGCCGCCCTTGGCGAGGTGAAGGCCAGCGAGCCGTTTGTGCTCAAGCTCGCGAACGTTTCGCATATTGCGACGGATCTCGTGGCCACGCCGTCGTTTGATGCCACTCCTTTGCAGATTGCCGGAGCGCTTCATCCGACGGCGGCGCTCGGCGGCACGCCGCGCGCCGCCGCGATGGCGAGCATTGCGGCGCTCGAGACTACCGACCGCGATCGGTATGGCGCACCCGTTGGCTGGATGGACGCGAAAGGCGAAGGCCAGTGGGCGGTTGCCCTGCGGTGCCTGCGCATGTTCACGCCAAGCGCCGCACGCGCCTGGGCCGGGGCCGGGATCGTTGAGGGCTCAGATCCAGCAACTGAGCTGGCTGAAACCCGAGCGAAGTTCGCCCCGATTATGGAGGCTCTCGGCGTCACAAGGTAA